Proteins from one Mesorhizobium sp. M9A.F.Ca.ET.002.03.1.2 genomic window:
- a CDS encoding carbohydrate ABC transporter permease, whose amino-acid sequence MSSRSSSKLGRSIALHLLLTPLALIWLFPLWMMVIFSTMPDRGIFSPSIELLPHGNFLDNVSNLQRDTNFIGAIGISVSVAVTYTFLSVLLTSMAGWALARYQFFGKGMVVAIILGTITLPYAVVLIPQFIMVARDFKLANTWVALIVPPLFNSLGVLFMRQSFSMMPADLFDAARVEGVKEWRIFLFVALPLARPMLAALSIILFLASWNNYLWPLLINSKPGAMTAPVALGTLIGLTKVSWGGIMAGAVMLTAPMLVVFVLLQRHFVAGIAAGAIK is encoded by the coding sequence ATGAGCTCGCGTTCCTCTTCCAAACTGGGACGCAGCATCGCGCTGCATCTCTTACTGACGCCGCTGGCGCTGATCTGGCTGTTTCCGCTGTGGATGATGGTGATCTTTTCGACCATGCCCGACAGAGGCATCTTCAGCCCCAGCATCGAACTGCTGCCGCACGGCAATTTCCTCGACAATGTCAGCAATTTGCAGCGCGATACGAATTTCATCGGCGCCATCGGCATCTCTGTTTCGGTGGCGGTGACCTATACGTTCCTGTCGGTGCTGCTCACCTCGATGGCCGGCTGGGCGCTGGCGCGCTACCAGTTCTTCGGCAAGGGCATGGTCGTCGCCATCATCCTCGGCACCATCACGCTTCCCTATGCTGTGGTGCTGATCCCGCAATTCATCATGGTGGCGCGCGACTTCAAGCTCGCCAACACCTGGGTGGCGCTGATTGTGCCGCCGCTCTTCAATTCGCTCGGCGTACTGTTCATGCGGCAGAGCTTCTCGATGATGCCGGCCGATCTGTTCGACGCCGCTCGGGTCGAGGGGGTCAAGGAATGGCGGATCTTCCTGTTCGTAGCACTACCGCTGGCGCGGCCGATGTTGGCGGCGCTCTCCATCATCCTGTTCCTTGCCTCCTGGAACAACTATCTCTGGCCGCTGCTGATCAATTCCAAGCCCGGCGCGATGACGGCGCCGGTGGCGCTCGGCACGCTGATCGGCCTCACCAAAGTGTCGTGGGGCGGCATCATGGCAGGCGCTGTGATGCTTACAGCGCCGATGCTCGTCGTCTTCGTGCTCTTGCAGCGCCATTTCGTCGCCGGCATTGCCGCCGGCGCCATCAAGTAG